From Huiozyma naganishii CBS 8797 chromosome 11, complete genome, a single genomic window includes:
- the YTA7 gene encoding chromatin segregase YTA7 (similar to Saccharomyces cerevisiae YTA7 (YGR270W); ancestral locus Anc_5.34) produces MPRHLRNRDAEGVPDGDGIKDENGVVHTSTRSLRKINYAEIESGLDYLEDEEGAEQGGNGGTNTEPHNGYTGDPLANGPSDELDLHESAPVAGGRGRGRKRKKNSRYDAFGDDEDDESFHEEDVADEAEDGEDDDDDDDPDAFDEYRESQRVKRQARTRQDNNFIVPDPESDQFDDDDDDDDENAIYYSNRRNKRGKRAAATAAAAAHNQYPTRRSTRTRNADRGPVETTPPPSSSARRHLRPRGRTSSHLDGYNLDPEAPNGTVAAGDGERDHLTLADEIRELQEDSPIRELRPRRNIHEASPPTEKRSLRERTKPVNYAIPPPLTALTADAFPKGYQAASPSRRGKQNMGPPRRLFPTGGPFGGNDVMTIFGQNTNFYGLSTGLGNRLPGNGPANKLLLDSNSSEDEILALGAKSKKNDDPLKKKKKKKPEIADLDPLGVDMNINFNDVGGLDSYIDQLKEMVALPLLYPELYQNFDITPPRGVLFHGPPGTGKTLMARALAASCSTENRKITFFMRKGADILSKWVGEAERQLRLLFEEAKKQQPSIIFFDEIDGLAPVRSSKQEQIHASIVSTLLALMDGMDNRGQVIVIGATNRPDAVDPALRRPGRFDREFYFPLPDEKARARILTIHTKKWDPPLTEEFLQNLARLTKGYGGADLRSLCTEAALLCIQRNFPQIYRSDEKLVVDKSKLKVNTKDFILALQKIVPSSARSVGSGTESLPEIVKPLLHDQFDQVKNIIERLLPIQPNKMQDKSSIIQHYIDYEDLNEGEEDSISLGFGKQELLGRIAESRIFKPKLLITGPIGNGQQYIGSAILYSLEHFNVQKIDVASLVSESSRSIEAAIVQAFAEAQKRQPALLYIPNLDIWQRTVPETAILTLASLIRSLQSNERILLLAISEALEASDLQQEPLSHLFSKNNIFTVQKPSLEQRQAFFQKIVDVLRIKPLSFETERKRTKPLPELPRAGREANQDNLDEDGQLLSPEDVVRKKLKTLQYQDMKMKNVLKIKLSGLMDLFKTRYKRFRKPPIDDALLVHLFEEPPADPTWQPTYVKDGDMILEVLTGRRFYNMDLDIVEERLWNGYYSEPKQFLKDIELIYIDSNTLGDRDRIIKASEMFANAQIGIEDISTPDFIQGCKALRRRDFERQQLALEDAEKQVEVAKQMATEETALINGRSAMGPVSEVAIGEGQQMQAQLQVVPPSQLPESTENGATLDLTGEEPQDLGRVTAPEYSTSGTENVTATVSGSIEKSSPLEKETPLEENSRHQVPVDTEEPVPAESVKETANGSSNVPAEVVAQSANDLNVVTCPTESPSHEMRKEEHQLDYTSEKEGGKEEVAKIELDDRDVIMDADSLRQLNLTLEKLTDGATVSTLEEMYAGIMEIIWDDRFKWDKTETIEKIERSLAQ; encoded by the coding sequence ATGCCACGCCACTTGAGGAACAGGGACGCAGAGGGCGTCCCGGACGGCGACGGGATCAAGGACGAAAACGGCGTCGTTCATACTTCGACGCGGTCGCTTCGCAAGATCAACTACGCAGAGATAGAGTCCGGACTGGACTACCttgaagacgaagaaggtGCAGAACAGGGAGGTAACGGCGGCACAAATACGGAACCACACAATGGGTACACTGGGGATCCGCTGGCGAATGGACCTAGTGATGAATTGGACCTGCATGAGTCGGCCCCAGTAGCTGGTGGAAGGGGCAGAGGcaggaagaggaagaaaaatagCAGGTATGACGCCTTTGGagacgatgaggacgacgagaGTTTCCACGAAGAGGATGTCGCCGACGAGGCGGAGGATGgtgaggacgacgacgacgacgacgatcCAGACGCGTTCGATGAGTACAGAGAGTCTCAAAGGGTTAAAAGACAGGCTAGGACAAGACAGGATAACAATTTCATTGTTCCAGATCCCGAAAGCGACCAatttgatgacgacgatgatgatgatgatgaaaacgCTATATACTATTCGAACAGGCGAAATAAGAGAGGTAAgagagcagcagcaacagctgctgctgctgcgcATAACCAGTACccaacaagaagaagtacgagAACGAGGAATGCGGATAGGGGACCAGTGGAAACAACCCCACCGCCATCATCCTCCGCGCGACGGCATTTGCGGCCTAGGGGTCGGACCAGCTCACATCTGGACGGGTACAACCTGGACCCAGAGGCCCCGAATGGCACCGTAGCCGCTGGTGACGGCGAAAGAGATCATTTGACGTTGGCAGATGAAATAAGAGAATTACAAGAGGATAGCCCGATTAGAGAGTTGCGTCCGCGCAGGAACATCCACGAGGCAAGTCCGCCAACGGAGAAGAGATCGTTAAGGGAGAGAACCAAGCCTGTAAACTACGCAATCCCGCCGCCATTGACAGCACTCACAGCAGATGCGTTCCCCAAGGGGTACCAAGCTGCTTCGCCGTCTCGTAGAGGTAAACAGAACATGGGTCCACCAAGAAGACTGTTCCCAACGGGTGGACCCTTTGGTGGCAATGATGTGATGACCATATTTGGCCAGAATACCAACTTTTACGGGTTAAGCACAGGGTTAGGTAATAGACTCCCCGGGAATGGACCCGCCAACAAATTGCTCTTGGACTCGAACTCGTCAGAAGACGAAATCCTCGCCCTAGGCGCCaaatccaagaagaacgacgatcccttgaagaaaaagaaaaagaagaaaccagaGATCGCGGATCTCGACCCACTGGGCGTAGACATGAAcatcaacttcaacgatgTCGGTGGGCTGGACAGCTACATCGATcagttgaaggaaatgGTCGCATTGCCCCTGTTGTATCCAGAGCTGTACCAAAACTTCGACATCACTCCGCCAAGAGGTGTGCTATTCCACGGACCACCGGGGACTGGTAAGACATTGATGGCTAGAGCACTTGCAGCAAGTTGCTCCACAGAAAACAGAAAGATTACTTTCTTCATGAGGAAAGGTGCAGATATCTTGTCCAAGTGGGTTGGTGAAGCGGAAAGACAGCTGAGACTACTCTTCGAAGAGGCCAAGAAACAGCAACCTTCCATTATCTTCTTCGATGAAATCGACGGGTTGGCACCAGTGAGAAGCTCCAAACAGGAACAGATCCACGCAAGTATTGTTTCCACGTTATTGGCATTGATGGACGGGATGGACAACAGGGGGCAGGTTATTGTTATCGGTGCGACAAACAGACCGGATGCAGTAGACCCTGCTCTTAGAAGACCAGGGAGATTCGATAGAGAATTTTACTTCCCCTTGCCCGATGAGAAGGCTCGTGCCCGAATCTTGACGATTCACACCAAGAAATGGGACCCGCCACTAACAGAGGAGTTCCTGCAAAACCTTGCCCGTCTGACAAAGGGTTACGGAGGTGCTGACTTACGCTCGTTGTGCACTGAAGCTGCTTTACTGTGCATCCAGAGAAATTTTCCTCAAATTTATAGAAGCGATGAAaaacttgttgttgataAGTCAAAATTAAAGGTAAACACTAAAGACTTCATCCTTGCTTTGCAAAAAATTGTCCCTTCGTCAGCCAGGTCTGTAGGTAGTGGCACAGAATCTTTACCAGAAATTGTCAAACCATTGTTGCACGATCAATTTGATCAGGTAAAAAATATCATTGAGAGACTTCTCCCCATCCAACCAAATAAGATGCAAGACAAAAGCTCTATCATCCAACACTACATCGATTATGAAGATCTTAACGAGGGCGAAGAAGATTCCATTAGTCTGGGCTTCGGTAAACAGGAACTGTTGGGCAGGATTGCTGAATCTAGAATTTTCAAGCCAAAGCTCCTAATCACGGGTCCTATCGGTAATGGCCAACAGTATATTGGTTCTGCGATCTTGTATTCCTTGGAACACTTCAACGTCCAGAAAATAGATGTCgcttctttggtttctgAAAGTTCACGGTCTATCGAAGCAGCTATAGTACAAGCGTTTGCGGAAGCGCAGAAAAGACAGCCAGCATTACTGTACATCCCCAATCTAGACATATGGCAGAGGACTGTTCCTGAAACCGCTATACTGACCTTAGCAAGTTTGATCAGATCTTTGCAAAGTAACGAAAGAATCTTGCTATTGGCGATCTCCGAAGCACTGGAAGCGTCTGACCTGCAACAGGAACCCCTGTCCCATCTATTCTCCAAAAACAATATTTTTACCGTTCAAAAACCTTCTTTGGAACAACGCCAAGCTTTCTTCCAGAAAATTGTGGATGTTTTGCGCATAAAGCCGTTATCCTTTGAAACAGAACGAAAGAGAACGAAACCACTACCTGAATTGCCACGTGCAGGTCGTGAAGCTAACCAGGACAATTTGGATGAGGATGGCCAGCTGCTGTCACCAGAAGACGTTGTgaggaagaaattgaaaactttGCAATACCAGGAtatgaaaatgaaaaatgtTCTGAAAATCAAACTCTCAGGATTGATGGATCTTTTCAAGACCAGATACAAAAGATTTAGAAAACCACCGATTGATGACGCATTACTCGTCCATCTATTTGAAGAACCGCCAGCTGACCCAACGTGGCAGCCAACCTACGTTAAGGATGGGGATATGATTTTGGAGGTACTCACGGGTCGTAGATTTTATAACATGGATTTGGATATTGTGGAAGAGAGGTTGTGGAACGGTTACTACTCAGAACCgaaacagtttttgaaggatataGAACTAATATACATCGACTCCAATACTCTCGGGGATAGAGACCGTATTATTAAGGCTTCCGAAATGTTTGCAAATGCCCAAATTGGCATTGAAGATATATCTACCCCAGACTTCATCCAGGGTTGTAAAGCTTTACGTCGGAGAGATTTCGAAAGGCAGCAACTTGCATTAGAAGATGCTGAAAaacaagttgaagttgCGAAGCAGATGGCGACAGAGGAAACTGCGTTGATCAATGGCAGGAGTGCCATGGGCCCAGTTTCGGAAGTTGCTATTGGGGAAGGTCAGCAAATGCAAGCACAATTGCAAGTTGTTCCCCCATCTCAACTTCCAGAGTCTACAGAAAATGGAGCCACATTGGACCTGACTGGCGAGGAACCACAAGATCTCGGAAGGGTGACAGCTCCAGAATACAGTACATCGGGGACAGAAAACGTAACTGCAACCGTTTCAGGGTCCATTGAAAAAAGTTCACCTCTGGAGAAAGAAACaccacttgaagaaaatagTCGTCACCAAGTCCCAGTAGACACTGAAGAACCCGTTCCAGCAGAAAGTGTAAAAGAAACGGCCAATGGGAGCTCAAATGTACCTGCTGAAGTTGTTGCTCAAAGTGCGAACGATTTGAACGTGGTCACTTGCCCCACTGAATCCCCATCTCACGAAATGAGGAAAGAAGAGCATCAACTGGATTACACTTCGGAAAAGGAGGGAGGGAAGGAAGAGGTTGCCAAGATCGAGCTTGACGACAGGGATGTTATTATGGATGCAGACAGCTTAAGACAACTCAACTTAACATTAGAGAAACTTACAGATGGTGCTACTGTTTCAACTCTAGAAGAGATGTACGCCGGCATCATGGAAATTATTTGGGATGATCGTTTCAAGTGGGACAAAACTGAAACCATAGAGAAAATTGAAAGATCCCTTGCACAGTAG
- the HUA1 gene encoding Hua1p (similar to Saccharomyces cerevisiae HUA1 (YGR268C); ancestral locus Anc_5.36), which yields MGGTYASSKNGAAAEDHSEQLPSYEEAVQEEMQPPYSEVPTRPPRPSGHSHSVHQAHQARPTRPARPAPPPPPPPPAAPRPHSNPALPWVYPANFRCPKCNNTGYKLKNGKSCRSCWRTFAPTNNVGMSNGSSMYGSGPIVQPMVQPMMQPMYAMGPPQLQPQPLMVRPGDPRLGGVLCGECRGSGRVRFLLDEDLCPLCNGVGRIMTTSTRPQRRYR from the coding sequence ATGGGGGGAACGTACGCAAGCTCCAAAAATGGGGCCGCGGCAGAAGACCACAGCGAGCAACTGCCCTCTTACGAGGAGGCAGTGCAAGAGGAAATGCAGCCGCCATACAGCGAAGTGCCCACACGTCCACCGAGACCGTCAGGGCACTCGCATTCAGTGCACCAGGCGCACCAAGCACGCCCAACACGCCCGGCACGCCCCGCGCCACCACCTCCACCTCCACCGCCAGCAGCACCAAGACCGCACTCGAACCCGGCATTGCCCTGGGTGTACCCTGCGAATTTCCGCTGCCCGAAGTGCAACAACACAGGGTACAAGCTCAAGAACGGGAAGTCCTGCCGGTCGTGCTGGCGGACATTCGCCCCGACGAACAACGTCGGCATGAGCAACGGGTCCAGCATGTACGGCAGCGGACCCATCGTGCAGCCAATGGTGCAGCCAATGATGCAGCCGATGTACGCAATGGGCCCGCCACAACTACAACCACAGCCGCTGATGGTGAGACCGGGCGATCCAAGACTCGGAGGAGTGCTCTGCGGCGAGTGCAGAGGTTCCGGCCGCGTGCGGTTCTTACTCGATGAGGACCTGTGCCCGCTGTGCAATGGTGTCGGCCGCATAATGACTACATCTACAAGACCACAGAGACGGTACCGCTGA
- the FOL2 gene encoding GTP cyclohydrolase I (similar to Saccharomyces cerevisiae FOL2 (YGR267C); ancestral locus Anc_5.37): MHTPLANEINRESTPLNTRPITPYTLKAPVEADGFSWPSFGARQRAEETPEQEQQRIGRIADAVRTILTEVGEDVTREGILDTPERYAKAMLYFTKGYQTNIRADVLNNAVFEEDHEEMVIVRDIEIYSLCEHHLVPFYGKVHIGYIPNKKVIGLSKLARLAEMYARRLQVQERLSKQIAMALQAILKPMGVAVVIEATHMCMVSRGVEKTGSSTVTSSMLGCFRAHRTREEFLTLLNRR; the protein is encoded by the coding sequence ATGCATACGCCGCTGGCAAACGAGATAAACAGGGAGTCCACGCCGTTGAACACGAGGCCCATTACTCCGTATACTTTGAAAGCACCCGTAGAGGCGGACGGGTTTTCGTGGCCCTCTTTCGGGGCCAGGCAGCGCGCGGAGGAGACGCCCGAGcaggaacagcaacggATTGGTAGGATCGCCGACGCGGTGCGCACGATTTTGACCGAGGTAGGGGAGGATGTCACTAGAGAGGGGATCTTGGACACGCCGGAGAGGTACGCAAAGGCTATGCTGTACTTCACGAAGGGGTACCAGACGAACATCCGGGCGGACGTCCTCAACAACGCCGTCTTTGAGGAGGACCACGAGGAGATGGTCATTGTACGGGACATTGAGATCTACTCGCTGTGCGAGCACCATCTCGTTCCCTTCTACGGGAAAGTCCACATTGGGTACATCCCCAACAAAAAGGTCATCGGCCTCAGCAAGCTCGCCAGACTCGCAGAGATGTACGCTAGAAGACTACAGGTGCAAGAGAGACTCTCCAAACAGATCGCGATGGCACTGCAGGCGATCTTGAAACCGATGGGTGTCGCCGTCGTTATTGAGGCAACGCACATGTGCATGGTTTCCAGAGGAGTCGAAAAGACCGGGTCGTCCACGGTCACTTCCTCGATGCTGGGATGCTTTAGGGCTCacagaacaagagaagagTTTCTCACTTTGTTAAATAGAAGGTAA
- the KNAG0K00310 gene encoding uncharacterized protein, with translation MAKNGPVRLPFGFQFAAGAMAGVSEICLMYPVDVIKTRMQISTSQHRQIAVVFKKIVTTGGYRNFYRGISSPLLMEAPKRAIKFAYNDKFQNMYRALLNEDSTTQIIAILAGASAGAAESIVVTPFEYVKIALQSPSTPYTSFVHCVRHVIRTQGVRSLLIGIEPTMWRHTVWNAGYFGILHQIRSLLPSSGTRSGETFNYFLAGSIGGCLSCFLSLPFDVVKSRMQSGVHGAKYRWAWPSILRIRSEEGFRSLYRGIVPVLCRMGPSGGFLIVAFSTFESILGSLMPL, from the coding sequence ATGGCAAAAAATGGGCCAGTGCGGCTACCGTTTGGGTTTCAATTTGCAGCTGGTGCAATGGCCGGTGTCTCAGAAATATGCCTAATGTACCCTGTGGACGTTATCAAGACCAGAATGCAGATTTCCACGAGCCAGCACAGACAGATTGCAGTtgtcttcaaaaaaatagtcaCTACGGGCGGTTACCGTAATTTCTACAGGGGAATAAGCTCGCCGCTTCTCATGGAGGCACCCAAGAGGGCTATTAAATTTGCATACAATGACAAGTTCCAGAACATGTACAGGGCTCTGTTGAATGAGGACAGCACTACTCAGATAATCGCCATCTTGGCAGGCGCGTCTGCCGGTGCTGCCGAATCCATTGTGGTGACGCCCTTCGAGTACGTGAAAATAGCGCTGCAGTCGCCGTCGACTCCATATACCAGTTTTGTGCACTGTGTCAGGCACGTTATCAGGACACAAGGTGTCCGCAGTCTGTTAATTGGAATTGAGCCGACGATGTGGCGACATACGGTATGGAACGCAGGGTATTTTGGGATCCTCCACCAGATCCGCTCGCTGTTACCGAGTTCCGGGACGAGATCCGGGGAAACTTTCAACTATTTCCTCGCGGGTTCAATTGGCGGCTGTCTCAGCTGTTTCCTGAGTCTCCCCTTTGACGTGGTCAAGTCTAGGATGCAAAGCGGGGTCCACGGCGCTAAATACCGCTGGGCGTGGCCGTCTATCCTGCGAATTAGAAGTGAGGAGGGTTTTCGGTCTCTTTACAGAGGCATAGTGCCTGTTCTATGCAGGATGGGTCCCTCTGGTGGGTTTCTCATTGTGGCGTTTTCAACGTTTGAGAGTATTCTGGGCAGTCTGATGCCGTTATGA